From a single Daphnia pulex isolate KAP4 chromosome 2, ASM2113471v1 genomic region:
- the LOC124204432 gene encoding lachesin-like isoform X2: MVSWVLHGNEPNAIPVAKSSVYENFLTISNATPYNCGTYNCMAQNGVGKVHQEIVFLVNSPPRSCIQRKIWTQALSFSIDLECSFQAFPLPESYYWSKNGIQLSNNSQYEIQNFSSGHNLFHTKLRLKNIEKNHFGDYVCHVMNQLGTAESSVTLTEVKDPVCPPACSPATTLPPNASAASIKLSIFYCIMFLPLTHVWHNLNSN; this comes from the exons ATG GTGTCATGGGTTTTACACGGCAATGAACCTAATGCTATTCCAGTTGCAAAAAGTTCTGTATATGAAAATTTCTTAACTATATCAAATGCTACACCATACAATTGTGGCACATACAACTGTATGGCTCAAAATGGAGTTGGTAAAGTCCACCAAGAAATAGTGTTCTTGGTTAACTCTCCTCCAAGATCATGTATTCAAAG AAAAATATGGACACAAGCCTTAAGCTTTAGCATTGATCTGGAATGTTCTTTCCAAGCATTCCCCTTGCCAGAATCATATTATTGGTCGAAGAATGGAATTCAGCTGTCAAATAATTCACAATACGA aattcagaatttttcttcaGGACACAATCTTTTTCACACCAAGCTTCGTTTaaagaatattgaaaaaaatcattttggaGACTATGTTTGCCATGTAATGAATCAGCTTGGAACTGCTGAATCTTCTGTCACATTGACTG AAGTGAAAGATCCAGTATGTCCACCTGCATGTTCACCTGCTACTACGCTTCCACCCAATGCGAGCGCTGCATCCATCAAGCTCagcattttttattgtattatgTTCTTACCACTGACGCATGTCTGGCACAATTTGAATAGTAACTAA
- the LOC124204432 gene encoding lachesin-like isoform X1: MFYLGFLAISFFCGLVFSEEPIIFGNSTKDVVVFEGQNYTLRCYAGGNPPPMVSWVLHGNEPNAIPVAKSSVYENFLTISNATPYNCGTYNCMAQNGVGKVHQEIVFLVNSPPRSCIQRKIWTQALSFSIDLECSFQAFPLPESYYWSKNGIQLSNNSQYEIQNFSSGHNLFHTKLRLKNIEKNHFGDYVCHVMNQLGTAESSVTLTEVKDPVCPPACSPATTLPPNASAASIKLSIFYCIMFLPLTHVWHNLNSN, from the exons atgttttatctTGGATTCTTAGCAATTTCGTTCTTTTGTGGTTTAG ttttcagtgAGGAACCTATTATCTTTGGAAATTCTACTAAGGATGTCGTTGTTTTTGAAGGGCAAAACTACACGCTGAGATGCTATGCCGGTGGAAATCCTCCACCAATG GTGTCATGGGTTTTACACGGCAATGAACCTAATGCTATTCCAGTTGCAAAAAGTTCTGTATATGAAAATTTCTTAACTATATCAAATGCTACACCATACAATTGTGGCACATACAACTGTATGGCTCAAAATGGAGTTGGTAAAGTCCACCAAGAAATAGTGTTCTTGGTTAACTCTCCTCCAAGATCATGTATTCAAAG AAAAATATGGACACAAGCCTTAAGCTTTAGCATTGATCTGGAATGTTCTTTCCAAGCATTCCCCTTGCCAGAATCATATTATTGGTCGAAGAATGGAATTCAGCTGTCAAATAATTCACAATACGA aattcagaatttttcttcaGGACACAATCTTTTTCACACCAAGCTTCGTTTaaagaatattgaaaaaaatcattttggaGACTATGTTTGCCATGTAATGAATCAGCTTGGAACTGCTGAATCTTCTGTCACATTGACTG AAGTGAAAGATCCAGTATGTCCACCTGCATGTTCACCTGCTACTACGCTTCCACCCAATGCGAGCGCTGCATCCATCAAGCTCagcattttttattgtattatgTTCTTACCACTGACGCATGTCTGGCACAATTTGAATAGTAACTAA
- the LOC124204409 gene encoding lachesin-like isoform X1 — MIWTRIAAVLVANFFIIVTGQRFPTISYISQEKVIDIGGSIELECSVQYVRDFPVLWIKIDNVDPSRTIPLSTGSNLIVKDSRFSLRYDQASSTYTLQIKDIQENDAGKYQCQVLLTVTEKISADVAVSVRIPPIIFDNSTRSVVVSEGEGVKLECYAGGYPAPTVSWRRENYAVLPTGGSQYRGNILTIPSVSKNDRGTYYCVAENGVGKGKRRNIAVEVEFSPVITVPRPRLGQALQYDMDLECHVIAYPPPAITWWKDEVQLSNNQHYAISHFATADEFTDTTLRILTAEKRQYGRYYCRAANKLGTDQASVELFETEIGFRRYPVQLHWASESSNRATSFDTFLSICSTNSYSYLVRISFSFFFSCLN; from the exons atGATTTGGACGAGAATAGCGGCCGTATTggttgccaatttttttatcatcg TTACTGGACAACGATTCCCTACCATTTCATACATCTCTCAGGAGAAAGTAATTGACATTGGTGGATCCATTGAATTAGAATGCTCAGTGCAATACGTCAGAGATTTCCCTGTTTTGTGGATTAAAATAGACAATGTTGACCCCTCCAGGACCATCCCACTTTCCACTGGCTCTAACCTTATTGTTAAAGACAGCAGGTTCAGCTTGCGCTATGACCAAGCCAGCTCCACATACACCCTACAG ATCAAGGACATCCAAGAAAACGATGCTGGTAAATACCAGTGTCAAGTCCTGTTGACGGTGACAGAGAAAATCTCTGCAGATGTTGCAGTCTCTGTCCGTATCCCACCCATCATTTTTGACAATTCCACAAGATCTGTGGTAGTCAGCGAGGGAGAAGGTGTCAAACTAGAATGCTATGCTGGTGGATATCCAGCACCAACG GTATCTTGGCGTCGTGAAAACTATGCCGTGCTACCCACGGGAGGTTCCCAGTACCGCGGTAACATTTTAACAATCCCAAGTGTCAGCAAAAACGACCGTGGCACATACTACTGCGTTGCCGAAAACGGCGTGGGTAAAGGCAAGCGTCGAAATATCGCAGTCGAGGTCGAGTTTTCACCTGTGATCACAGTACCTAG ACCCCGACTGGGACAAGCCTTACAGTACGATATGGATCTCGAGTGCCATGTCATTGCTTATCCACCACCGGCAATCACTTGGTGGAAGGACGAAGTGCAGCTATCGAATAACCAACATTACGC CATTTCACACTTTGCCACTGCTGACGAATTTACCGACACAACGTTGCGTATCCTCACGGCCGAGAAGCGCCAGTACGGCAGGTATTATTGCCGTGCCGCCAATAAGTTGGGCACCGACCAGGCCTCCGTCGAGCTCTTTG aGACGGAGATTGGTTTTCGAAGATATCCGGTCCAACTTCATTGGGCGTCAGAGAGCAGCAACCGAGCAACATCCTTCGATACTTTTCTCAGCATTTGTAGCACAAACAGCTATTCTTATCTCGTGCGAATCTCtttctcgttctttttctcatGTCTGAATTGA
- the LOC124204409 gene encoding lachesin-like isoform X2, whose product MIWTRIAAVLVANFFIIVTGQRFPTISYISQEKVIDIGGSIELECSVQYVRDFPVLWIKIDNVDPSRTIPLSTGSNLIVKDSRFSLRYDQASSTYTLQIKDIQENDAGKYQCQVLLTVTEKISADVAVSVRIPPIIFDNSTRSVVVSEGEGVKLECYAGGYPAPTVSWRRENYAVLPTGGSQYRGNILTIPSVSKNDRGTYYCVAENGVGKGKRRNIAVEVEFSPVITVPRPRLGQALQYDMDLECHVIAYPPPAITWWKDEVQLSNNQHYAISHFATADEFTDTTLRILTAEKRQYGRYYCRAANKLGTDQASVELFETVIPICPPACGQNLFSVSVAASLGGVDIILPVLLIVCMFRRIFY is encoded by the exons atGATTTGGACGAGAATAGCGGCCGTATTggttgccaatttttttatcatcg TTACTGGACAACGATTCCCTACCATTTCATACATCTCTCAGGAGAAAGTAATTGACATTGGTGGATCCATTGAATTAGAATGCTCAGTGCAATACGTCAGAGATTTCCCTGTTTTGTGGATTAAAATAGACAATGTTGACCCCTCCAGGACCATCCCACTTTCCACTGGCTCTAACCTTATTGTTAAAGACAGCAGGTTCAGCTTGCGCTATGACCAAGCCAGCTCCACATACACCCTACAG ATCAAGGACATCCAAGAAAACGATGCTGGTAAATACCAGTGTCAAGTCCTGTTGACGGTGACAGAGAAAATCTCTGCAGATGTTGCAGTCTCTGTCCGTATCCCACCCATCATTTTTGACAATTCCACAAGATCTGTGGTAGTCAGCGAGGGAGAAGGTGTCAAACTAGAATGCTATGCTGGTGGATATCCAGCACCAACG GTATCTTGGCGTCGTGAAAACTATGCCGTGCTACCCACGGGAGGTTCCCAGTACCGCGGTAACATTTTAACAATCCCAAGTGTCAGCAAAAACGACCGTGGCACATACTACTGCGTTGCCGAAAACGGCGTGGGTAAAGGCAAGCGTCGAAATATCGCAGTCGAGGTCGAGTTTTCACCTGTGATCACAGTACCTAG ACCCCGACTGGGACAAGCCTTACAGTACGATATGGATCTCGAGTGCCATGTCATTGCTTATCCACCACCGGCAATCACTTGGTGGAAGGACGAAGTGCAGCTATCGAATAACCAACATTACGC CATTTCACACTTTGCCACTGCTGACGAATTTACCGACACAACGTTGCGTATCCTCACGGCCGAGAAGCGCCAGTACGGCAGGTATTATTGCCGTGCCGCCAATAAGTTGGGCACCGACCAGGCCTCCGTCGAGCTCTTTG aAACGGTCATTCCCATTTGCCCGCCTGCATGTGGTCAGAACCTGTTCTCCGTTAGCGTTGCCGCCTCTCTCGGCGGAGTCGACATCATCCTGCCCGTCCTTTTAATTGTCTGCATGTTCCGTCGCATCTTCTactaa
- the LOC124206028 gene encoding chitinase-3-like protein 2: MTITMISKLLSTAIVLCTLFVIYGFMSKLSLTFLGFTSSTKLTSLSGPPVHQWNLENATLFLPGITNRLYRQEVYSRATRHHNRHLHGPKKYHVTRKQQQINHSFRRVCYYTVPTDEWPDLRPSHIDVSLCTHIIIGFAQISGGLLTPIGDKDEIIYKEVIGLKKTAPELKVLLSVGGASNDLGFHGVVQTLEDREEFAVNSAKYLKKIGFDGIDVDWEFPAWYRPFEERFMFQMLLQELYYVYKNPVYNLTISVAVAASKSIIDRSYRVAQMAKYVDFVSLMGYDFHSFKWYLPLTGHNSPLYPRSDEWNMFSTVNLNWTSFYWVQLGMPREKIVIGLPTYGQTYQLYNPNFHGLYAPAIGAGTVGVGGQISYPVVCQFLANGGIREFDAESRVPFAYHKRTWISYDDEQSLEEKARWIRSNYFGGVMIFDLNCDDFNNVCGNNTFPLIKSVLRGLTA; this comes from the exons ATGACGATAACAATGATCTCAAAATTGCTCAGCACGGCTATTGTGCTGTGTACTCTTTTCGTTATTTACGGATTTATGTCCAAGTTAAGCTTGACGTTTTTAGGCTTCACTTCTTCAACAAAGCTAACAAGCCTTTCAGGGCCTCCTGTACACCAATGGAACTTGGAGAACGCTACACTATTTCTTCCAGGAATAACGAATCGACTTTATCGCCAAGAAGTTTACAGTAGAGCAACAAGACATCACAATCGACATCTCCATGGCCCAAAAAAGTACCATGTCACAAGAAAACAGCAACAAATTAATCACAGTTTTAGAAGAGTGTGCTACTACACAGTACCTACAGATGAATGGCCCGATCTTCGTCCTAGCCACATTGATGTATCCCTCTGCACTCATATCATTATCGGTTTTGCACAAATTTCCGGTGGCTTGCTGACTCCCATAGGTGACAAAGATGAAATCATTTACAAAGAAGTCATTGGATTGAAGAAAACAGCCCCAGAGTTGAAAGTCTTGCTCTCTGTGGGTGGAGCCAGTAATGATTTAGGATTCCACGGTGTTGTTCAAACACTTGAAGATCGCGAAGAGTTTGCTGTGAATTCAGCCAagtatttgaagaaaatcggaTTCGATGGAATCGACGTTGATTGGGAATTCCCCGCTTGGTACAGGCCATTCGAAGAGAGATTTATGTTTCAAATGTTGCTGCAGGAACTTTACTACGTTTACAAGAATCCTGTCTATAATCTCACGATATCAGTCGCTGTGGCCGCTTCGAAATCAATTATAGATCGAAGCTATCGTGTGGCTCAAATGGCGAAATACGTTGATTTTGTATCCTTGATGGGTTACGACTTTCACTCATTCAAATGGTACCTTCCTCTAACGGGTCATAACTCACCGCTCTACCCTCGCTCAGATGAATGGAACATGTTTAGCACCGTCAATTTAAACTGGACCTCATTTTATTGGGTTCAACTGGGAATGCCCAGAGAGAAAATCGTTATAGGATTGCCGACTTACGGCCAAACATATCA GTTATACAATCCGAATTTCCATGGCCTCTACGCCCCTGCAATAGGTGCTGGCACCGTAGGTGTTGGTGGGCAGATCTCATATCCAGTTGTGTGCCAATTTCTTGCCAACGGTGGAATCCGAGAGTTTGACGCAGAAAGCAGGGTTCCCTTCGCATATCATAAAAGAACCTGGATCTCATACGACGATGAACAAAGTTTAGAAGAAAAG gCAAGGTGGATTAGGAGTAATTACTTCGGTGGTGTTATGATCTTCGATCTCAACTGTGACGATTTCAACAACGTTTGTGGAAACAACACGTTTCCCTTGATCAAATCAGTACTACGTGGATTAACAGCTTAA
- the LOC124206092 gene encoding uncharacterized protein LOC124206092 has translation MGIVFVNSYTSSLLSYLLAPTFLPVISTVQDLADSHIVQITSLKHTSADSALLAATSGSFAKLGASLRAHPENLLETLDNIEDIVFYQRKAFPYQETSLKQRIYDDFKATRQCRLSIAKEPLFPDQIAFALPKSSPLTTDYNYELIWLRQLGLLNHWANSFLPRPYRCSAPLASLRPTSNERLTLNYLSSAFLLYGVGVGVSILAFVLEVISTWWNATTRVKSFGSRHSRINA, from the exons ATGGGCATCGTCTTCGTCAATTCCTACACGAGCAGTTTGTTGTCTTATTTGCTGGCCCCCACATTCCTGCCAGTCATCAGCACAGTCCAGGACTTGGCAGACAGCCACATCGTACAGATAACGTCATTGAAACACACTTCCGCCGACTCCGCGTTACTc GCGGCAACGTCCGGTTCGTTTGCCAAACTTGGCGCAAGTCTCCGAGCTCACCCCGAGAACCTTCTGGAAACGTTGGACAACATTGAAGATATCGTGTTTTATCAGCGGAAAGCTTTCCCTTAC CAAGAAACTTCGCTTAAGCAGCGAATTTATGACGACTTCAAAGCAACTCGACAGTGTCGCCTTTCGATCGCCAAGGAACCGCTCTTCCCCGATCAAATTGCATTCGCCCTACCCAAGTCAAGCCCCTTGACGACCGACTACAACTACGA GCTTATTTGGCTCCGCCAACTCGGATTGTTAAATCATTGGGCCAATTCCTTTTTGCCCAGACCTTATCGGTGCTCAGCTCCGCTGGCTTCACTGCGCCCAACTTCAAATGAAAGGCTGACTCTCAATTATCTGTCGAGCGCTTTCCTCCTTTATGGTGTCGGCGTCGGGGTTTCAATCTTGGCTTTCGTGCTGGAAGTCATTTCCACTTGGTGGAACGCAACTACTCGTGTCAAATCATTTGGGTCACGCCATTCTAGAATTAACGCATAG